Proteins encoded together in one Coffea arabica cultivar ET-39 chromosome 2c, Coffea Arabica ET-39 HiFi, whole genome shotgun sequence window:
- the LOC140035726 gene encoding uncharacterized protein: protein MLQVRDLAERHITFVIRSGNSHFWFDNWLGSGSLSSRLGSVSDHRVSDFFISGGWNSRLLSVWVLVDIVAEITRFALPRIEEDDKDAMGVVPPYSAENLLLHASTIAKLTAIGLYGVLYVGASVRGHMSSWWFSSCKNAFIQFAHRIIPSLICWNIWKARNKARFDDKVHSPTAICGFILDDIRHLFNLKFLGYSWAFPSWPAFYASLVSLRKPDLFRLVKWVRPIPGHLKLNTDGCSRGNLGRAGRGGVLRNSEGRLLFAFSTFLGHCTSIQAEVKALLFGVNLCISCGYVRVQLEVDSLVLVQVLQRATRYPWSIDTEIRSLLQLSSHFVSISHCFRESNKVADGLSNIGCEEGCTRTYHQFSELPTQSRGAFRLDRIGLPSLRKC, encoded by the exons ATGCTCCAGGTGCGGGATCTGGCTGAGCGACATATCACTTTTGTTATTCGCTCTGGGAACTCACATTTCTGGTTCGATAACTGGCTAGGTTCTGGGTCTTTGTCCTCACGGTTAGGAAGTGTATCGGATCACAGGGTCTCAGATTTCTTTATAAGTGGCGGTTGGAATTCTCGACTGCTGTCGGTGTGGGTGCTTGTTGACATAGTAGCCGAGATTACCCGGTTTGCTCTCCCGAGGATTGAGGAGGACGACAAGGACGCTATG GGTGTGGTACCACCTTATTCCGCTGAAAATCTCCTTCTTCATGCTTCGACTATTGCGAAACTGACTGCCATTGGACTTTACG GGGTCTTGTATGTGGGTGCCTCTGTACGGGGTCACATGTCCAGTTGGTGGTTCTCCTCGTGTAAAAATGCATTCATACAGTTTGCCCATCGGATCATCCCTTCCCTGATTTGCTGGAACATTTGGAAGGCTAGGAACAAGGCGCGGTTTGATGACAAAGTTCACAGTCCTACCGCTATCTGTGGGTTTATTCTTGATGATATACGGCATCTTTTCAACCTGAAGTTCCTGGGATATTCTTGGGCCTTCCCGTCATGGCCCGCTTTTTATGCTTCTCTTGTCTCTCTTCGGAAGCCGGATTTGTTTAGGTTGGTGAAGTGGGTGAGGCCTATTCCGGGTCATCTTAAACTCAACACGGATGGCTGCTCTAGAGGCAACCTTGGACGGGCTGGAAGGGGTGGCGTGTTGCGTAATAGTGAGGGGCGGCTCCTGTTCGCTTTCTCCACATTTCTGGGACATTGTACTAGTATCCAAGCTGAGGTGAAGGCCCTTCTATTTGGGGTTAACTTGTGCATTTCATGTGGATATGTGAGAGTGCAACTTGAAGTGGACTCTTTGGTGCTCGTTCAGGTCCTGCAACGAGCAACTCGCTACCCATGGAGTATTGACACGGAAATCCGATCCCTCCTTCAGCTGTCGTCCCATTTTGTTAGCATCTCCCATTGTTTTCGAGAAAGTAATAAAGTCGCGGATGGCTTATCTAACATTGGCTGTGAAGAAGGCTGTACCAGAACCTATCATCAGTTCTCGGAACTCCCTACTCAATCTCGAGGGGCCTTTAGGCTGGACAGGATTGGTCTCCCCTCCCTTCGAAAGTGCTAA